The stretch of DNA TGCAACCTCTGGTGCGTGGACTACATCGAGGAGTGGGTACTCAAGAAGTACGTGCCACCCGAGGAGGTCGCGGCTATAGTCTTCGAGCCCATCGCGGGCGAGGGCGGCTACATAGTCCCGCCGCCCGACTTCTTCAAACGGCTGAAGGAGCTCGCCGACAAGTACGGCATACTCCTCGTCGACGACGAGGTCCAGGCCGGCATAGGACGCACGGGCAAGTGGTTCGCCATCGAGCACTGGGGCGTCGAGCCCGACCTGGTGGCCATCGCAAAGGGGATCGCCTCAGGCCTCCCCCTAGGCGTCCTCGTGGGCAGGAAAGACGTCATGGACCTGCCGCCGGGCAGCCACGCCAGCACGTTCGGCGGGAACCCCGTCAGCTGCGCGGCCGCGATAGCGACGCTAGAGGTGATAGAGGAGGAGCGCCTCCTCGAGAACGCGGCGCGCGTCGGCGAGGACGCGATGAGGAGGCTAAACGAGCTCAAAGAGGAGGTCCCGGCCATCGGCGACGTCAGGGGCAAGGGGCTGATGATCGGGGTCGAGCTCGTCAAGCCCGACGGCTCCCCGAACCCCGAGCTCCTCAAAGCCACGCTGGAGAACGCCTTCAAGTCGGGGCTACTCGTGATCGGCGCCGGAGTCAGCACCATCCGCATAGCACCCCCGCTCATCATCACCAAGGAAGAGATAGACGTCGGGCTGGAGATACTCAGCGACTCGCTCAAGAAAGCACTGAGAACAGTTGGCTGAGGATCTCCCAGGTCCCCTCCCCCACATCTCATGATTGTTGTCTTTCATTCTTTTCCGGCAAACCAACTGAAAAAGGCTAGTCTCACGTGGGCCGGCCGGGACTTGAACCCGGGACCCCCCGGTTATGAGCCGGGTGCTCTACCTGGCTGAGCTACCGGCCCTTCACCCACAACTTTTTCTGCGAAGCTCATAAACTTTACTCAGCTACCTAACCGCGAGCGGTGAGACGAAATGCATATGAGTTATGACTATTATTTCGTTTCTGCTATGCCCATCCCGTCGCCCGAGGAGCTCCGGCTGCTGAGGCTGAAGGCCGGGTTAACTCAGAGCGAAGTGGCGAAGCGCGCTGGTGTAAGCCAGAGCCTGATCGCGAGGATTGAGTCAGGCAAGGTGAACCCACGCGTCTCGACGCTCCTGAGGATCTACAGGGCTCTGGAGAGCTACCTTGAGGATGAGCTCACGGCTTGCGACATAATGTCGTCCCCTGTCGTCTACGTGACTCCCGACACAGAGCTCGTTGAGGCGACGAGGATCATGTGGGAGCGGGGGTTCAGCCAACTCCCGGTCATTAAGCCCGATACTCGCGAGAACGTGGGAACGCTCTTCGACGACGACGTCCTGAGCGCGTTCATACGCGAGAACGCGAGGGCTTCTCGCCTGACGGTGAGCGACGTGATGTCTGACCCTCTTCCGCTCGTGCCCTGCGGGACCAAGGTGAGAGTTGTTGCGAGGATGCTCAGCCGGGGTGTGCCGGCGGTTCTCGTCGAGCAGGGCATGGAGGTCGTGGGGATCATAACTAAGAGCGATATCGCTAAGCTGCTCCTGAAGAGGCTTTAGGCCTTCTCGACCACCAAGGCCTTTATCCTGTAGCGGGTATTGGGTTTGGTCCCGCGCTTCAGAAGCTTGCCCTCGTGGACCAGCCTCGTAACATACGTTGAGACTGAGGTTATACGCAGATCCGGGATTTCGCGGACGGCGAGGTTGTACAGGTCCCGTAGCGAGAACCAGGTCCCGTCGCCGAAATTCTCGACTATCAGGCCCCAGAGCCTCTGCTTGAGTGAGCCCTCCTCGGGTTGCTCGATGGCGCCTTCCTGCGTCTCTTTAAGGCTCTTGAGCATCGATAGTATCTGGAGGATCTTCTGCTCGTCGATCTCTCCACCCTCGATGGTGAGCGAGATCTTTTCGCCTGAGCTCAGGGTGTCTTCGATCTTGATCTTAGGCGCCATTATGCTCTGTATAATCAGCCTTCAAGGGTCTATTTAACATAAACCCTGAAATTATACGCCTCGAGGTCGTGCTGTATAACGAAGAATAATCCTCTTTTTAAGATTAACAGTATGAATTGTACGCTTGATTGTGAACAGAGATTCATTATACGCTATGATTGCTTTATTGACATAATTCTTTTTGATCCAGTGGCTCCAGTGGAAATCGAGGGGTTATTTAAACCCCCTTATTCTCCCGGCACTGGACGTGTATAAATGTATATTTAGCTTGAGCGCTGTATAACGTTCTCAGACCCCTTCATTTCCAGTGGAGTGTTTGTATAAGAATTAAGAGTTGGGGTTTCTTCGTTTATTCCAAGTTAGGTGATTTGATGGAGTGTTTTCCAGTGGAAGTCAAGGGGTACTGTCATTCCCGTATACCGAAATCTTTAAAACCCCTCTGCTGGTCACGTTTTCGAGTATAAGTAATGGCACTGCAGGAGGTCTACATACCGGACACGTCAGCTATACTTAGCGGGGTTCTCCGCGAGGCCGTCGCGGAGGGCAAGCTAGCTGGCCGTATCATCATCCACGTAAGCCTTCTGAACTACTTCGAGGAGCTCGCTAGGAAAGGCGCGAGTAGCGGTCTCTCTGGCCTAAAGGAGCTCGGTCTGCTGCGCGAGGCGGTGGACAACCTTCAGGAGGTTGTCGAGCTTGAGTACTCCTACGACCTGCCGCAGGGCTTGCGAGCGTCTAGGGACCTGAACCCGGATATTGTGGCGAGGCTCCTGGCGTTCGAGAATGGCGGGACGCTAGTGACGTGCGACGACGTTTCGGCTAAGGCGGCCGCAGCTATGGGCGTCAAGGTTCTGCACCTGCCCTCTAGCCGCGCTGAGAAGTTCTTCCTTGATGTGCTCTTCGACAATGACACGATGTCCGTCCACCTGAAGGAGGGGGCTAAGCCTTACGCGAAGAGGGGTTTGCCCGGTAGATGGGTCTTCGTGGAGCTGCGAGACGAGCCGCTGAGCAGGGAGGAGCTGGAGGACTATGTCAGGCAGATCTTTGAGAGGGTGCGCAACGAGAGCCAGTCCGCGTTCGTGGAGTACGAAGGCACGGGTGTTGTGATCGTGCAGCTGGACACTTACCGTATCGTCATCACGAAGCCGCCGTTCTCCGACGGGATTGAAATAACGGCTGTTAGGCCTGTAGCGAGGCTCCGCCTGGAGGACTACAACCTGCCGCGGAAGCTCGTCGAGAGACTCGAGAAGCAGGCCGAGGGGATCCTGATAGCTGGCGCACCGGGTATGGGCAAGACGACTTTCGCTCAGGCCCTGGCTGAGTACTACTACAGGAAGGGTAAGGTTGTCAAGACGATAGAGTCTCCTAGGGACATGCATCTCCCCGTGGAGATAACACAGTACTCTAAAAACTACGCTACGTCTGAGGAGATACACGACGTCCTGCTCCTATCTAGGCCGGACTACACGTTCTTCGATGAGATGAGGGACACGCGGGACTTCCAGCTCTACGCTGACCTAAGGCTCGCAGGAGTGGGGATGGTGGGCGTCGTGCACGCCACCAGCCCGATCGACGCGGTTCAAAGGTTCATAGGTAGGGTCGAGCTCGGGATGATCCCGTCGATCGTCGACACGGTTATTTACATTAAGAACGGGCAGGTGGAAAAGGTGTACTCGCTCGAGACGACGGTTAAGATTCCTCACGGCCTGAAGGAGGAGGATCTGGCGCGTCCGGTCGTCGTCGTCCGGGACTTCATGACGGGCGACCCTGAGTACGAGCTTTACGTGTTCGGTGAGAGGACGTTCGTGGTCCCGATCAAAAAGACGGCTACGAGGGTCAGCATGGAGGAGTATAAGATGAAGTCGGCGATGGAGAGAGCTCTCTACAAGATGCTCGGTGATGACGGGTACCAGATCACGGTCGATCCGAGCTCATCCATCGTCGTTATACAGGTCTCTGCGGAGTACTACAACTACCTTGCGGGGAAGCCGCGCCGGAAGCTGGAGAGGATAGCTAGGCGGTACGGATACGAGCTCGAGCTCAAGCCTTCGTTCTAGATTGCGTAACGTTTATTAATGCACTGCTGATTGGGACTTCTGCCAAAACGGTGAAGCAAATGAGCGTCCAAGAAGGAAGCGTGCTGATAGGGAACAAGAACGTCATGAACTACGTCCTTGCCGCCGTGATACAGTTCAATCAGGGTGCTAAGAGGGTTGCGATAAAGGCCAGGGGCCGTGCGATAAGCCGCGCAGTCGACGTCGCTGAGATAGTGAAGAGCAGGTTCCTCAAGGACGAGGTTGACGTTGAGACCATCAAGATCGGCAGCGAGCAGGTCGGGGAAGGCGACAAGAAGAGGACGATCTCCACCATCGAGATAGTCCTCGCCCGCAAGAAATAAGTATCATTCACTGCGCTGGTTTTCTTTGATTTTCTTCTCGATGATGTAGTCAATCTCTGTATTAAAGTCTGCGAGTTCTCTCTCGACGTCCCTTAACCCGTCGTCGAGGAGTGCGAAGACCATCTGAGGCTTTCTCGCTCGGGCTTCCGATCTCGCGTCCTTGATATGCGATGTGAGGTCTACGTAGCGCGCAATGTAGCCGTAAGTAATCCTCTCGGCTAGGGACCTGTCGCAGTCCGCCTTCCTAAGCGAGAGGCGTAGGTTTCTTATGCTGAGGCGTAGAGCGCTTATCAGGAGAAGGCTTATTGCCGCAACCGCGTAGTTTGTCAGGTCGCGCTCCAGGAGTTCAAGGCTTGCAATGAGCGCTCTCGAGGTTTTGTCGAATAAGTTGTAGGTAGCGAGGAGGGTGTCGTTGCTGGCAGTCTGCCTTGTTCTCTGGCTTCTCATTCCGTTTTACAGATCTCGGTTTGCTTAAATAGTGGCGATTTAAAGCATTGGGAGGAGCTTGGAGAACTGGGGATTTTCAGGTGCAAGGTTTACGATTGGTAGTGCTATCCACCCGGGTTTTGTCCCTCTAGCTATCTCAACCACTTCGCCGGCTTCGTCGGAGCGGAAGAGCAGGTAGTTTCCAGGTAGCTCTTTGTCGAGCTCCACGTAGTAGAACATTGGAAGCCCGTAGAGCTTGTAGTAATCCCGGAAGACTACGAAGACTCCGTAGTAGTGCTTGCCTCCGCGCTCGAAGTGAACTATGTACGTCACGTGCCCTAAGGCACTTGTGCTGCTTGCTAGCCGGGCCAGATCTGATATAGCTGTGAGTCTGACAGGTAGCATCTGCTCAGTGGTGTACTCAGACATTCTGTGTCGCCTCGGTTATCACTACTGTGACGCTTTCACCAGTCTTCAAAAGCCGTAACGCATTCATGCCGGTCTTCACCTCGCCTGCCTTGTACATTCTGAACCTGGCCTCACTGAACGGCCTCAGGACTATGATAATGGAGGAGGCGGCTGGGGCCAAGAGGAGGTCTCCCTCCTTGAACTCCGAGTAAAGGCTCCCCTCGTTAGTTAGCTTTGCTGGGATGTTTAAGATGATGTATTCGCCTCTGTTGATCGCGGTGGTTATAGTTTTCCCGACTTTCTTCAAGTTCTCGAAATTCAGCGGTGCTAGGTCCCGGCGAATCTCTCCCTCCGCTATCTGTGAGGCGAACTTCCGGAACTCTACCTTCAGTATCTCGCTCACGGGGGCTTGAGATGTGCGAATTTATTTAAGGGTTGCGCGGAGTAGCTTGAGGGGTTGCTGTGGGCACTAGCATGTACAAGCAGAGGTTCGCGTACGGGGAGGACTACGGGACCAGCCAGTTCAAGTTTGGGCCTCTAGCCGAGAGGCCGCAGGTTATAGACAACAGGGGGCTTTTCCTCAGCGAGTCGAAAACCCTGTTGCGCATCTACGGGATTGAGAAGGAGGTTGTCGTGGGACCTGACGTGGTTAAGTATCTTGGTAGCCTCGAGGACGTGTCTCGGTATCTCGTCTACCCGATGCGTGACGGGCTCGTGGACAAGAGCGACGAGCGGGCGTGGAGGGTAATAGAGGAGGTTACCCGCTACGGCTTTATTGTTTCGAGGCCTCAGGCCAGGGATTTCGACGGCTTCTACGTCACGGCGGCGCTGTCGGCAATCGCCCCGGACTACATGTATGAAAGGCTCTTTGAGATACACGCTAAGCTCGACGAGGAGGGGCGCTTCGTTAAGGCTGTGACAATAATCCCGCAGCCCCTAGCCGTGGCCATCGCCGAGAAATCTGTGACGTGCGTGGTCATTGAGAGTGGTCACGGGAACACGCAGATAACCCCGATCTCAGCTTACCCGATCCGCAGCGCCATCGTCGCCCTAAACAGGGGTGGGGCTGAGGCGGATGCTATGGCGGCGGAGATCCTCAAGGACCTGGGGTTCGGGGACCGAGCACGGGAAGAGAAGTTCGTGCGCATGTTTAAGGAGGCTGTTGGGTTGGTCCCAAGGGACCTTGACGAGGCCATCAAGGTCGCGAAGTCGAGTCCTGAGAGGTTTAGAACGGTTTTTAGGGTCCCAGGCACAACGCTTCAGATTGATTTGGAGAGAAACGGCTGGATGAGGTTCCTAATAGGGGAGATAGTGTTCAACCCTGGCCATGAGGTGTTTGAGAGCTACTACAAGCGGGGAATGCCTAGGCCGAAGGACACCGTGGTGGGTGAGACTATTGTTCACGGGGACACGTCTCTCGTAGAGGCGATCCAGGTGTCGCTCAGCAGGGTTTCTGTCGAGCTCCTGCCGAGCCTGTACAATGACTTCATACTCAGCGGGGGCAACTTCTCATGGAAGGTCCCCAAGGGCCTGGAGGATGTAGCGGTCGACAGCGCGGAGAAGCTGAGGCTCGAGCTCGCCAAAGTCGGCATCAGCTCCAGGGTTCACCTCGTTTCAGATCCTCTGTACTCGGTGTGGAAGGGTGCTATCGTCTACAGCATCGCTTTACCCGAGGAGGTTGAGTGGGACTGGAAAACTAGGGAAGGTTGGTACAGGCGTGGGGTTCACTACTAGCTGATCGAAACCCTTTTACGTTCCCGAAGAGTCTTTCACCTGTAGAGTGATGGCGCGCCGAGACGATATAATGTATGTTGACTACATTAAAAGTTACATTGAAAAGAATATGGGGGCACGTGTGGATAACATCCTATTCGCGGACGGGAAAGCTGAGATCACAGCCACCGGTCCGGGCGGCGAAAGGATCATGGTAAAGTACATTGGGACGAAGATCCCGCTGAGCGCAGTCGACGCAGAGGTTACTCACGAGGTGCACGAGAGCGAGTCGATCGATGCAAGCTACGTGTACATAGCCCTACCTGGTAAAAGGCTGGTGCATGTCAACAGGCGCACCTTGCAGATAGTTTCGGAGATGAACGTGGGGTTGCTCGGAGTCAGGGACCAAGGTGAGGTTATCGAGGTGAGAACCCCGAGGTTGCGGAAGCCCGTGAGACCGCAAGGCAGCGACAGTCTTCCAGTCCTTTCCGCCCGCCGAGCCGCTCAGGAAGTTCGGAGGCCTCTGGAGACCTCACTTGGGTCAATGGGCGAAAGTAGTGTGTCTAGAGCAGGGACTCCTGGGCCCGCAGGGGCAGAGCCGTTGCCGGGCGTGGATCAGCAGCCGACGGTGAAGAGCGAGGATTTACCCGATTTCGTTAGAAACAACCCGTGGTTAAGTGTTCTGGGGATGAGAGGCGCGCGCGCCAAGCAGGAGTGAAGCATGTCAGTGAGGTACCTGGGGCGCGGGATTGAGGACGCTTTGCGCGACGAGTACAAGAAAGTGCTGGCTGGCGATCAAGAGGCCTTGAGGTTAGCCCTGAGGTTGCTTGACGCATACGCCAAGGAAGGGCGCGCTGGCGTTCGGAGAATCATACAGGAACTCTTGGAGGAGGATAGCGTTGGGAGTGAAGCTGAGGAGGCTTGAAGTAGAGTGTTTCCGCGGTTTTTCGGGCCGAAGAGTCTTTGACTTCCAAGATGGGGTTACGCTTATCGTGGGTCCTGTGGGTGCCGGAAAGACGAGCATCCTGTCTGCCATTCAGTTCGCACTGTTCGGCGCTGACTTCTACGTCGGATTCGGGGTTAGCCGTAAAGAGAGCCTGGTAAACGTCGGATGTGCTGAGGCCTCTGTGCAGTTGTCCTTCGAGGTCGCTGGAGAAGGGGTTTACAGCTTGAGGAGGCGTTTGAGCGTATCGGACGGCAGGCTCACCGAGAGCGTTGCCCTAGAGACGCCGGGCGGGGATGTTTTCGAGGGGGCGAGCAAGGTCGAAGGAATCATAGAGGAAGTGCTAGGGTTAGACTTCAACGAGTTCGTTCGCTCAGTTTCCGTGAGCTATGTGCTTGTGCACATGCTAGCGTATGGTAGGCCGCTGACCCGCAGCAGGGCCTTGGACATTCTGCTAGGAGTTAACGCCGTCAGGAGATTTCTCGAGTCCATACCCTTGAGGACGGTTAGAAGCTCGCTGGAGCAGGCGAAGGCTGAGCTTTCGGCGGTTCAGGCTGAATACGAGGAAGCGGTCAAGAGTCTTTCAGCGTTCAATGAGAGGAGGGCTAGTATTTCGGAGGAGCTGAGGGGGATCGAGAGGCAGATAGAAGAGCTCTCTGCTAAGGCGGAGAGCCTTCGGGCGGAGGCTGAAAGGTACGAGAGCCTTGCGAAGGAGCTCGAGAACGAGAGGTCGTATCTTTCCAAGCTCAAGGAGAGGGTAAAGCACCCGCCCTCAGAGGTGGACTTGTACAAAATCATTGAGGAGGCTGAGAATCTGAGGTTGATGCTCGGAGAGGTCCTGGAGAAACTGAAAGCCCCGCAGAGCATCCTCAGCATGCTGGAGTCTGTCGCCGTTAGCAGCGAGAAGGTAGGAGAGGCGATCTTAAGCCTCGAGAAAATCGTGGACGCCGCGTGGAATCATTACGATAAGGTTTGGGAGGACTTCCAAGAGTCGGTCCGGGAAGTGCAACTGAAGAAAGCGGAGCTCGAAGCCCTTGAGAAAGTTATCGTAGAGCTCGAACCAAGTGTTTCCGAGTACGAGGAGGCTGAAGAGAGGATCCAGGAGCTTGAGAGCAGGTACGGAGAGCTCAGTGAAATTGAGGAAAGGGTAAGGTCGTTGGAGCAGGATGTCAAGGAAATATCGAGAAAAATTCAGACATACCGGAGCGTGCTTCAGCTGAAGAAATCTTTGATTGAGGACGCGGGGAGGAAAGGAAGTGCTCAGTGCCCTGTATGTGGTCATCAGGTCGACTTGAAGGGTGTTGAGGGCATTAAGGCAGATATGGAGCAGCTTGCAAAATCGATTATTGAACTCGAGAAGAAGCTCTCAGAGAACGAGAAAAGGTTGAAGGAGCTTCGGGAGGCGCTTGACGACATACGCTCGCTTAAGGTCCTGCTAGTCAGTCGCGAGTTGGAGTACGAGAAGTATAGGGAGTACCTAGAGCGTAAGGAGTCTTTAAGCGAAGAGATAAGGGAGGATGAAGTGAAGCTTAAGGAGGAGGAGAGGGGTTACAGGGAGCTCTCGGCCGTTCTTACGAAAATAGACGAGAGAGTACGGGACCTGAGGCGGAGGCTGGTTGAGCTAGAGGCTGTTGCAGAGATCGCGAAAGTGGAAGATAGGATAAGGAAGCTCGAAGAGGAGCTCGCTAGGTACGAGCCAAAGTACAGAGAGTACCTGGATATCAGGGACAAAATCAGCAAAATGCTCTCGCGAAAAAATGAGCTTGAGGCTCAGCTCAGGGCCTTAGATGAGTCAAGCATCCAAGACCAGGTTAGGTGGCTACAAGAGAGGCTCAGTAGCCTCGAGGCCCGCGTAGCCCGGCTTGAAGCACTTTACCAGCGTCTCGAGAAGGTGAAGTCTGCGACACGCGAGGTGCTGACTGCGCTGAGGCGTGAGCGGATAGAGGAGCTGAACAGGAGGATGAACGCGATAATAAGTGCAGTTTATTCGTCGGAGATCGTTAAAAGCGTAAGGCTGGAGGTTGTTGAGAGAAGCAGAAGGAAGGGTTTAATGCCAACCAGCTACTACGAGCTCTTCGTAGAAGTTGGCGGGACCAAGTACAGGTTTAACGACCTGTTAAGCGACGGGCAGAAGACCTTAGTCGTGCTCTCTCTTCTGCTAGCTGTGTACTCCCAAATACGAAGGAATGTGGACTTCATAATGCTTGATGAGCCTCTTCCGAACGTTGACGAAAGGATAAAGGTTACTTTCCTGAAGTCTCTCTCGAAGGCCCTAGGCATAGACCAGGTAATTCTCACGACTCAAGCTGAGGAGGCAGTTAAGGAGTTAGAAGGTGTTAACGTAGTAAAACTACCTTAAGTAGAGGTGATCCCATAGTCTTTATGCCTCAGCTTCCTGACATGCAAATGCCATAGGTCCGAGGAAATAGCGTGTAGCGGGATTGGTTAAGGTGTTTAGACTCAGAGCGTGAGCCGACAACTTACGTGTGTCAATTCAGGGGCGAAGAGTTGCGACACACTGCCTAAACCATGCGGAGAGTTTATTAGCATCAGGTAGGAGTTGAGGAAAAGGATGATGAAATAGAAACGTGGCGACAGGGTGAGCATAGCGAGCAGCCACTGACTTTCCTGTCAAAAATCGAGGGAAACCTTAAAATACGAAAACGTGTGAGAAGGCGTGTGACCAAGTGGGCTTTAAGATGCGATGTGTGCGGGACCGAAAAAGTAATCGACGTTGGCTTCAATCTCTATGAGTTCAAGAAAGTGTATATCTACTGCCCGGCGTGCAGGATGAACACCTTTCACACCGTTGTGGGGCACCAAGAGTGAACCTTCCGCCCAATTATCAACCTGCTTAGTGTAAATAGAACCAATCGCCCATGGCTTGTTCAACATCATTATTCTAGCGGGCCCGCCGGGATTTGAACCCGGGACCTGCGGCTGGCTTCGCGCCAGCGCTTAGAACTGCGGCGCCTTACGGCGTGGCCGCCGCGCTTCCTAACTGCGCCACGGGCCCCTGCTACAACCCGGCCTCTTAGTTGATAAATTTTTCTAGAGGATCTTGCTAGGAGCAATAGGGAGCTGTGTATCTGGTCACGACAAGCAGGCATGCAACCCCTCCTGTGCGCAGGCTGGCGCGTGAGATAGCTTGGAGTCTGGGTTTAGCCGTGAGGGTCAATCGGGGGAGGATGAGCTTCGAGGAAGTAGTTGAGCTAGCGAGGTCGAGGAACGCGGAGCGGGTGATTATAGTGTGGCGTGGCTTACACGGGAACCCTGGGGCAGTACTAATTGTGGACGCAGCGGAGGGGGCCATATCTGCGTTGGCGTTAGTGCTCAGGGGAGTTGTTTTCGCGGGACTTAAAGCCAGACCTCCATTGCCTGAAGTCAAGCC from Infirmifilum sp. NZ encodes:
- a CDS encoding acetyl ornithine aminotransferase family protein; its protein translation is MSRPEIRITPPGPKAREVASKDSELIMQSFARWYPFVAKRGQGVWLEDVDGNKYLDFNSGIGVTNVGHAHPKVVKAIKEQAERLLHYSLTDFLYETPVQLAEKLVKITPGSFPKKVFYANSGAEAIEAAIKVARGHFRGTRPYIIAFAGSFHGRTMGALSLTASKPVQRRGFAPLVPGVVHVPYPYCYRCPFRQKYPDCNLWCVDYIEEWVLKKYVPPEEVAAIVFEPIAGEGGYIVPPPDFFKRLKELADKYGILLVDDEVQAGIGRTGKWFAIEHWGVEPDLVAIAKGIASGLPLGVLVGRKDVMDLPPGSHASTFGGNPVSCAAAIATLEVIEEERLLENAARVGEDAMRRLNELKEEVPAIGDVRGKGLMIGVELVKPDGSPNPELLKATLENAFKSGLLVIGAGVSTIRIAPPLIITKEEIDVGLEILSDSLKKALRTVG
- a CDS encoding CBS domain-containing protein codes for the protein MPIPSPEELRLLRLKAGLTQSEVAKRAGVSQSLIARIESGKVNPRVSTLLRIYRALESYLEDELTACDIMSSPVVYVTPDTELVEATRIMWERGFSQLPVIKPDTRENVGTLFDDDVLSAFIRENARASRLTVSDVMSDPLPLVPCGTKVRVVARMLSRGVPAVLVEQGMEVVGIITKSDIAKLLLKRL
- a CDS encoding PINc/VapC family ATPase; the protein is MALQEVYIPDTSAILSGVLREAVAEGKLAGRIIIHVSLLNYFEELARKGASSGLSGLKELGLLREAVDNLQEVVELEYSYDLPQGLRASRDLNPDIVARLLAFENGGTLVTCDDVSAKAAAAMGVKVLHLPSSRAEKFFLDVLFDNDTMSVHLKEGAKPYAKRGLPGRWVFVELRDEPLSREELEDYVRQIFERVRNESQSAFVEYEGTGVVIVQLDTYRIVITKPPFSDGIEITAVRPVARLRLEDYNLPRKLVERLEKQAEGILIAGAPGMGKTTFAQALAEYYYRKGKVVKTIESPRDMHLPVEITQYSKNYATSEEIHDVLLLSRPDYTFFDEMRDTRDFQLYADLRLAGVGMVGVVHATSPIDAVQRFIGRVELGMIPSIVDTVIYIKNGQVEKVYSLETTVKIPHGLKEEDLARPVVVVRDFMTGDPEYELYVFGERTFVVPIKKTATRVSMEEYKMKSAMERALYKMLGDDGYQITVDPSSSIVVIQVSAEYYNYLAGKPRRKLERIARRYGYELELKPSF
- the albA gene encoding DNA-binding protein Alba codes for the protein MSVQEGSVLIGNKNVMNYVLAAVIQFNQGAKRVAIKARGRAISRAVDVAEIVKSRFLKDEVDVETIKIGSEQVGEGDKKRTISTIEIVLARKK
- a CDS encoding cren protein yields the protein MSEYTTEQMLPVRLTAISDLARLASSTSALGHVTYIVHFERGGKHYYGVFVVFRDYYKLYGLPMFYYVELDKELPGNYLLFRSDEAGEVVEIARGTKPGWIALPIVNLAPENPQFSKLLPML
- a CDS encoding AAA family ATPase — encoded protein: MKLRRLEVECFRGFSGRRVFDFQDGVTLIVGPVGAGKTSILSAIQFALFGADFYVGFGVSRKESLVNVGCAEASVQLSFEVAGEGVYSLRRRLSVSDGRLTESVALETPGGDVFEGASKVEGIIEEVLGLDFNEFVRSVSVSYVLVHMLAYGRPLTRSRALDILLGVNAVRRFLESIPLRTVRSSLEQAKAELSAVQAEYEEAVKSLSAFNERRASISEELRGIERQIEELSAKAESLRAEAERYESLAKELENERSYLSKLKERVKHPPSEVDLYKIIEEAENLRLMLGEVLEKLKAPQSILSMLESVAVSSEKVGEAILSLEKIVDAAWNHYDKVWEDFQESVREVQLKKAELEALEKVIVELEPSVSEYEEAEERIQELESRYGELSEIEERVRSLEQDVKEISRKIQTYRSVLQLKKSLIEDAGRKGSAQCPVCGHQVDLKGVEGIKADMEQLAKSIIELEKKLSENEKRLKELREALDDIRSLKVLLVSRELEYEKYREYLERKESLSEEIREDEVKLKEEERGYRELSAVLTKIDERVRDLRRRLVELEAVAEIAKVEDRIRKLEEELARYEPKYREYLDIRDKISKMLSRKNELEAQLRALDESSIQDQVRWLQERLSSLEARVARLEALYQRLEKVKSATREVLTALRRERIEELNRRMNAIISAVYSSEIVKSVRLEVVERSRRKGLMPTSYYELFVEVGGTKYRFNDLLSDGQKTLVVLSLLLAVYSQIRRNVDFIMLDEPLPNVDERIKVTFLKSLSKALGIDQVILTTQAEEAVKELEGVNVVKLP